The genomic stretch GTCGAGCTGGCGTCGCTGGGAGTCGAGCCGGGCATCGAGTTCGGACACCACCGGGCCGGTGGCCGGGAGCATTGCCTCGGGCGGCAGTTGCGGCTCTTCGGAGTTGAGCTCGCGCTTCAAGGCATCGCGCGAACGCTCGGCGGCGTCGAGTTCCATGCGCAAACGGCTGACCTCGTCGGCCAGCGCCGACATGCGGGCGAAGTAGTCCTGGTTGGACATGCCCGAGACGCCGAAATTGCGCAGCTTGAAGTCCTTGAGCCGGTTCTCCGCCTCGATCAGCTTGCCTTCGTATTCTTCGATCTGCTCGTCGATGAAACGGCTGGCCTCCTGCGAGTCGCGCTTCTTGCCGCCGATGCTCGCCTCGACGAACAGGTTGACGAGGTTTTCGACCACCCGGTGCGCCCGCTCGCCTTCGGTGTCGCGGTAGCTGATGGTGTAGAGGTTGCCGCCGCCGCTCGGCGTCACGCGGATCTTGGTCATCAAGGAGTTGATGACCCGCTCGCGCTGGCTGCCTTCAGGCGGCATCAGGCCGATGTCGCGGTTGTCCACCAGCTTCTCGACGTTGGGGCGCGAGACGAGCGTGCGTGCCAGCATGCGCACCTGCTGGTCGATGTCGGGCTGGAACGCCAGGCCGGCCATCAGCGGCTTGAGCACCGTCTGCGTGTCGACGTAGATCTGGGCCGTCGCCTCGTAGCGGTCTTTCACGATGAAGACGATGGCCCCGCCCAGCACGGCGGCCAGCCACGCCACACCCAGCGCGATCCAGCGGCGTTGCCAAACGTCGTACAGCACGCCGGCGGCCTGGCGGACAAACTCGTTCATAAAGTCTCGGACCTCGTTCCTGTAGGCCACCCTCTCGCGGGTGCGCCAGCGGCGGCCGGGCGGCAACGCACCCGGCGGGCATCAACGACACGGAGCCCGGCCCGCTTATGCAGCGCCAGGCCGGGCGGCACTCGCAAGGACGGCGTGCTCAGAACCAGCTTTGCGGGACGATGATGATGTCGCCCGGCTTGATGTCGGCATTGGCGGAGATGTCGCCACGTTTGAGCAGGTCCTTGAGGCGCAGGCTGAATTGCTTGCCACCTTCGGAGCCCCGCACCAGCACCGCGCCGTTGCCGTTGGCGAAATCGGTCAGGCCGCCGACCTGGATCATCACGTCGAGCACCGTCATGTTTTCCCGGTAGGGCACGGCTTGCGGCCGCGTCGCTTCACCGACGATGCGGATCTGCTCCGAGAACGTGCCCTGGAAGTTGCTGACGACCACCGTCACCACCGGCTCGCGCACGTATTTGCCGAGCGCTTTCTCGATGTCGCGTGCCAGGTCCTTGGGGTTGCGCCCCGCGGCCTTCACGTCTTCGACCAGCGGCGTCGAGATGTAGCCGTCGGGACGCACCGTGACCGAGGTCGACAGCTCGGGGTTGCGCCACACGACGATGTTGAGCGTGTCGAGCGCGCCGATCAGGTAACGATGGTCGGACGTCTGCGCCTTGGTCGGCGCAGGCGGATACGAGGCGGTGGTGCTGCAGGCGGCCAACACGGCCGCGGCGGCAAGACTGCAACCGGCACGCAACAGGCGCCCGGCGGCGCGCTTGCTCATCAAGGACATCTTGTGCTCCTCACTCCCACTATGTAGCCGGCGCAGCAGGCACCGGCCTTTTGATTGGTTCAGTGCGCGCCTTCGCGGAACAGCACCACGCTCACGGTCTCGATCAGCACCAGCAGGTCGAGGAACAGCGAGTTGTTCTTCACATAGTACAAATCGTACTGGTGCTTTTTGCGCGCGTCATCCACGGAAGCGCCGTAACGGTAGCGGATCTGGGCCCAGCCGGTCACGCCGGGTTTGACGCTGTGGCGCAGGTCATAGAACGGGATCTGCTCTTGCAGTTCCGCGACGAAGCTGGGCCGCTCGGGCCGCGGGCCCACCATGCTCATCTCGCCGCGCAGCACGCTCAGCAGCTGCGGCAGCTCGTCGATGCGGGTCTTGCGGATGAAGGCGCCCACGCGCGTGATGCGCGAGTCGTTCTGCGTGGCCCAACGCGCCACACCATCTTTCTCGGCGTCGGTGCGCATGCTGCGGAACTTCAAGCACATGAACGAACGGCCACCGAGGCCGACACGCTCCTGCCGATAGATGATGGGGCCGGGACTGTCGAGGCGAATCAGCAGCGCCGTCAGCAGCATCACCGGCGCAGTGATGACGAGCAGCAGCGACGACGTGACGACGTCGAACACACGCTTGGCCGCCCGGCGCGCCGGGCCTTGCACGAAGCCCTGGCTGTAGATCAGCCAGCTGGCCTTGAGGCTGTCGATCGGCACCTCGGCCTTGGCACGTTCGTAGAAGCCCGCCAGGTCGAGCACCGGCGTGCCGCGGATGCGGCAGGCCAGCAACTGGTCGACCGGAATGCCGCCGCCGCGCTGCTCACGCACGGCAACGATGATCTCGTCGACATCGTTCTGCCGCACCACCTCTTCGATCGACAGGCTGCGCGAGAACACTTTGTCGCCCGAGACGGCGGCCGGCCCTTCGGTCGACGTCGGGTAGAAGCCGACCACCTTGCGCTCGATCCGCCGCAAGGCACTCAGGTCTTGCGCGACGCTCTGCGCTTCGGCCCCGGTGCCGACGATCAGCACGCGCGGGGCACCGATGGCCCGCTGCATCAGGAACACCGCCACCCGCACCATCACGAGACCCACCAGCAGGTAGAGCATGACGAAGCCGGCCACATAGCCGGCAGACGGGCCGTTGGCGACCTCGCTGATCAGCAGATAGATGATGTAGGCACCGATCAGCAGGGCGAGCAAGGCGCGCCGCAGGATGGTGCCCAGACCCATCGGTGTGGACCCTTGTCGGTAGAGACCGACGAAGGAGTACAGCAGCAGCATCGCCAGTGCGAAGCCGGCGGCCAGCCAAACGATGTTGGACTGCGCCACCACTTGCACATGCTGACCCGGCACCAGGTGAATGGCCGACGCGATGAAAAGCGCGGCCAGAAAACACAACAAGCTGTCCGCAAACAGCTCGAGTAATGTCGACAAAGCGACGTGATGATGAAATACGCGGAACACCCTCATTCTGTCCTCCCCAGTTGCTCCCTCGACCGAACGACAGCGGGCGGTAAGCTCGTGAAACTCTTGAAACTCATTCTCCACATCCGTGAATTCCGCACAATCCTCTAAGTAGGTGCTGCGGCCCCCTTGAGTAAGGGGTGGTCCAGCGCGTGTCGGTGAACACTTCGTCTGGGACACGTGGAGAGCAGGTCATTGAAGGGTGACCTACGGGCCGGGGAGCAGGCCCTCACGATGCGACCGGCGTTGCGTTACCTCGAGGTTACATTGAGGCGCGATGCGGCTTGGGCGTCGTGTGAGCGTGATTATGGCAAAGCTGCCAGCTCTTAGGCCGCTCGTGAACCCTGAGGTAGGTCATGCGACTGCAGGCGCGACGAGCACCCGCTGGTGGTGTCCGTCGCGTCCCTCGCATCAGGCTCGCAACATACCCTCGACGTTGCGCGCTCACCACTCCACCGTCTTCACCCACGTCAGATCACCGATACGCCGCAAGGGCACGACGAAGGTTTCGCGCTTTTCCTGCGGTGTGTTCTCACGCGTGACGACGCTCAACGAGACCGTGATGACCGGCCGCTGCCGCGTCGTCTCGTCGAAGTGGTAGCCGGCTTCTCCGAAGTTGCCCCAGTAGTTGACGTACAGGTGGTAGCGACCCTTGCGTGGCGCCGACAGCGAAAACATCTCGGGACCGGCGCCGTCGACGCTGTCGACGTCCAGCCCGCCGCCGCCTTGCAACACAGGCGCCGCCCAGAACGCATGCTGGCCATCGGGCGTCACCACATGCATGTCGATCTCGGCCTGTGGGTCGTCCCAGCTGGCAATGACGCGCAGCGCCGCCTTGGGGCCGTTGCCGCGCGTTTCGTAGAACTGCAGGCGCTTGGCCACACCGCCGTCCGGCCGGCGCACCTCGATCGAGTTGGAGCCGGGGCCGAAGGCGTAGGGCCGCACGAAGCGGCCGTCATCCCCGGCATACAACGGCATCGGATTGCCGTTGACGACGAGTTGGTGGGGCGAGCGCCGGTCGCGTCCTTGCGCTGTGGCGAGTCGGCCCTGGATCAAGGTCCGGTGCTTCTGGGCGCCACGGTCGATGAGGTTGTGCGGATAAGCCACCGCTGGGCGCTCGTCGTCTTCCAGCAGGCCGGCCGCGTGCCAGCCGCCGCGCGGGCCCTGCAGGTCCACCTCGGCAGCGACGGCACCTGTGACGCTGGCGAGCCAACAGGCGGCGACCAGCGCACCGGCTTTACAGGACGCTGAAGCTCGCCACATGTTGAAGGTCTCCGGTGGAGCGCAGGGGCACGCGGAACACGCGCTGGGTTTCGGACGCGGTGCCTTCGCCGCTGATCACGGCCACCTGGGCCATCGTGGTCGACCGGCCGCCCTCGCCCCCGCCGTAGTAATTGACATAGACGTGCCAGGTGCCGCGCTCGGGACGCGTGGCGGCAAAGATCTCGGGCCCGTAGCCGGTGGTCACGTCGACGTCGAGGGCGCCACCGCCGTCGATGACACGTTGGGCGTAGTAGGCATGGGCACCGCGCGGCGTGATGACGTGCAGGTCGACATCCGTGCCGGGCGTGTCCCAGCTGAGCAGCACGCGCAAGCGCGGCCGGGCGCCGGTGCCGGCGTCGATGAACTGGGTCCGTTTGACACCGTGCGGGCCGCGCACTTCGACACTGTTGGAGCCGCCGCTGAAGGCATAGGGCCGCTGGAAGCCACCGGCCTCATCGGTTTCGAGTGGCATCGCGACACCGTTGACGACCAAGGTGGCCGGGGCGGCCTTCGCGTGGCCGTCGATGTGTCCCTTGATCTGGGCCAGTGCCGAGGTGTCGGCCCGCGTCGCGACACGCGACGCCGGGTAGTGCACCTCTTGCAGAAACGCTGCGGACGGGTCGCCGCCGGTGCGCCAACCGCCGCGGGGCAGCTCGAGTGTGACCGACTGCTGGGCCGGTGCCGCAGCCGGACCGAGTGCCATGGCCAGCGCCATCGCAGGAATGAACATGTACTTCATGAAGCGCCTTCGTCGTCGAGGCCGAGCAGCCGG from Caldimonas brevitalea encodes the following:
- a CDS encoding TIGR03013 family XrtA/PEP-CTERM system glycosyltransferase gives rise to the protein MSTLLELFADSLLCFLAALFIASAIHLVPGQHVQVVAQSNIVWLAAGFALAMLLLYSFVGLYRQGSTPMGLGTILRRALLALLIGAYIIYLLISEVANGPSAGYVAGFVMLYLLVGLVMVRVAVFLMQRAIGAPRVLIVGTGAEAQSVAQDLSALRRIERKVVGFYPTSTEGPAAVSGDKVFSRSLSIEEVVRQNDVDEIIVAVREQRGGGIPVDQLLACRIRGTPVLDLAGFYERAKAEVPIDSLKASWLIYSQGFVQGPARRAAKRVFDVVTSSLLLVITAPVMLLTALLIRLDSPGPIIYRQERVGLGGRSFMCLKFRSMRTDAEKDGVARWATQNDSRITRVGAFIRKTRIDELPQLLSVLRGEMSMVGPRPERPSFVAELQEQIPFYDLRHSVKPGVTGWAQIRYRYGASVDDARKKHQYDLYYVKNNSLFLDLLVLIETVSVVLFREGAH
- a CDS encoding YfaP family protein, giving the protein MKYMFIPAMALAMALGPAAAPAQQSVTLELPRGGWRTGGDPSAAFLQEVHYPASRVATRADTSALAQIKGHIDGHAKAAPATLVVNGVAMPLETDEAGGFQRPYAFSGGSNSVEVRGPHGVKRTQFIDAGTGARPRLRVLLSWDTPGTDVDLHVITPRGAHAYYAQRVIDGGGALDVDVTTGYGPEIFAATRPERGTWHVYVNYYGGGEGGRSTTMAQVAVISGEGTASETQRVFRVPLRSTGDLQHVASFSVL
- a CDS encoding YfaP family protein, whose product is MWRASASCKAGALVAACWLASVTGAVAAEVDLQGPRGGWHAAGLLEDDERPAVAYPHNLIDRGAQKHRTLIQGRLATAQGRDRRSPHQLVVNGNPMPLYAGDDGRFVRPYAFGPGSNSIEVRRPDGGVAKRLQFYETRGNGPKAALRVIASWDDPQAEIDMHVVTPDGQHAFWAAPVLQGGGGLDVDSVDGAGPEMFSLSAPRKGRYHLYVNYWGNFGEAGYHFDETTRQRPVITVSLSVVTRENTPQEKRETFVVPLRRIGDLTWVKTVEW
- a CDS encoding XrtA system polysaccharide chain length determinant; this encodes MNEFVRQAAGVLYDVWQRRWIALGVAWLAAVLGGAIVFIVKDRYEATAQIYVDTQTVLKPLMAGLAFQPDIDQQVRMLARTLVSRPNVEKLVDNRDIGLMPPEGSQRERVINSLMTKIRVTPSGGGNLYTISYRDTEGERAHRVVENLVNLFVEASIGGKKRDSQEASRFIDEQIEEYEGKLIEAENRLKDFKLRNFGVSGMSNQDYFARMSALADEVSRLRMELDAAERSRDALKRELNSEEPQLPPEAMLPATGPVVSELDARLDSQRRQLDDLLRRYTEDHPDVISARRTIASIEQQKKLEAEARASRGAGKPVAATNPVFQRLRVALAEAEAKVAALRGQLNAQESRLQQIRSVAGRVPQVEAELAQLNRDYDVIRKNYEQLVARREAASLGVKIDQSSQLTDFRMVEPARVSPSPVFPSRKVLALLVVLAAAGVGCAAAFALTRLYPSFGDEKTLRELTRRPVLGSVAVVLTPERSMLERRQRLQFAGATGVFLLVNMAWVGWVALHGQI
- a CDS encoding XrtA/PEP-CTERM system exopolysaccharide export protein, whose amino-acid sequence is MSLMSKRAAGRLLRAGCSLAAAAVLAACSTTASYPPAPTKAQTSDHRYLIGALDTLNIVVWRNPELSTSVTVRPDGYISTPLVEDVKAAGRNPKDLARDIEKALGKYVREPVVTVVVSNFQGTFSEQIRIVGEATRPQAVPYRENMTVLDVMIQVGGLTDFANGNGAVLVRGSEGGKQFSLRLKDLLKRGDISANADIKPGDIIIVPQSWF